One genomic window of Streptomyces sp. NBC_01276 includes the following:
- a CDS encoding CU044_2847 family protein gives MAELVRFDGPDGTSLFVEVEEDSPGLERISRDSGGVVRAGRRLEDALTAVRPAIRSVVESVRALAPDEYEVEFGMKLNAESGVVIAKTAMEGHFSVRIHWSRSTDGPAD, from the coding sequence ATGGCCGAGTTGGTGCGATTCGACGGTCCTGACGGAACATCACTCTTCGTCGAGGTGGAGGAGGACTCGCCCGGTCTGGAACGGATCTCCCGGGACTCCGGCGGTGTGGTGCGGGCGGGCCGCCGGCTGGAGGACGCCCTGACGGCGGTCCGCCCCGCGATCCGCTCGGTGGTCGAGTCCGTGAGGGCCCTCGCGCCGGACGAGTACGAGGTCGAGTTCGGGATGAAACTCAACGCGGAGTCCGGAGTGGTGATCGCCAAGACGGCGATGGAGGGACACTTCAGCGTCAGGATCCACTGGAGCCGGTCCACCGACGGCCCCGCGGACTGA
- a CDS encoding AAA family ATPase produces MTGAATPPAAGPGVERFPASVLRGGEPFAVLYGPGVDDVFVDGTHQVRTLEETLWRLLRAEGYERIVFSSLQDPVYFRDDASRGLSRSAPAPRRAPRTMRHSQLKGPLGGMLVSGLGPRGAAGEQREAPAGGGAGGAGPAPSAMGVSDPFGVMTLAGHLRQRGHRTAVVFPYAEEVLRHHSAARQLAHAMADWSQQSDGRNLWVLVFRRPTLEGVAGFVEGQGGYPLLETFVRQQMDTPGRPGTARIGFPQAAEVERLIHATRLREGLRIGDWRELAPIVRAMAGQPWKARTWRTELVRLARQGGTLDAEAVRGWVEGADTDPRPAWERLAAMPGLDAVKAHFEQLRAQVETAAALRAAGHTGVAEPPSFHLVFAGNPGTGKTTVARLAGEIYRDLGLLSRGHVVEAKVRDLVAGYVGQTAALTDEAVERALDGVLFIDEAYGLSDQGDGFGNEAIQTLVSRMENDRGRLAVIAAGYPDKMQEFLNSNPGMPSRWTVLDFSDYPPETLIAILLGRLTARGPRLSPEAEEQLTRIVAGMHRTRDATFGNARDMRTLADGIYTRWSARVRRHVHRPVVPEDIPETYRAHLTPPAPDPVALLAELDRYVGLGPVREHLTQLANRLRLRQAKGGGGFAAPHLLFTGPPGTGKTTVARLVGRMFRDLGLLRKGHVLEVTRAELVGVHIGETAPKVQKAVRDALDGVLFLDEAYSLARDTSYGGYGAEAIDTLTREMEHWRGRLVVIAAGYPREMAEFLDSNSGLKSRFTEPIPFPPYSTADLVEILRRSAAAEGYTLGTGVADRAALWLERKRAADPAGFGNARTVRGLLEDMEGAMAARFAVHGWPRGPGSGPGPDPVVPLEFEPADVPDPAVGGPVTG; encoded by the coding sequence ATGACCGGCGCCGCGACGCCGCCCGCGGCCGGGCCGGGCGTGGAACGGTTCCCGGCCTCCGTGCTGCGCGGCGGTGAACCGTTCGCCGTCCTCTACGGCCCCGGCGTGGACGACGTCTTCGTCGACGGCACCCACCAGGTGCGCACCCTGGAGGAAACCCTGTGGCGGCTGCTGCGCGCCGAGGGCTACGAGCGGATCGTCTTCAGTTCCCTGCAGGATCCCGTCTACTTCCGCGACGACGCCTCCCGGGGCCTGTCCCGCAGCGCTCCCGCGCCGCGCCGGGCGCCGCGCACCATGCGCCACTCGCAGCTCAAGGGCCCGCTCGGCGGCATGCTGGTGTCCGGCCTCGGCCCGCGCGGTGCCGCCGGGGAGCAGCGGGAGGCCCCGGCCGGGGGCGGCGCGGGCGGCGCCGGGCCCGCACCGTCGGCGATGGGCGTCTCCGATCCGTTCGGGGTGATGACGCTCGCCGGGCACCTGCGGCAGCGCGGGCACCGGACCGCCGTGGTGTTCCCGTATGCCGAGGAGGTCCTGCGCCATCACAGCGCGGCGCGGCAGCTGGCCCACGCCATGGCGGACTGGTCCCAGCAGAGCGACGGCCGCAACCTCTGGGTGCTGGTCTTCCGCAGGCCCACCCTGGAGGGAGTGGCCGGGTTCGTCGAGGGACAGGGAGGCTATCCGCTGCTGGAGACCTTCGTGCGCCAGCAAATGGACACTCCGGGGCGTCCCGGTACGGCCCGGATCGGATTCCCGCAGGCGGCCGAGGTGGAACGGCTGATCCACGCGACGCGGCTGCGGGAAGGGCTGCGGATCGGCGACTGGCGGGAACTGGCCCCGATCGTGCGGGCCATGGCCGGACAGCCCTGGAAGGCCCGGACCTGGCGCACCGAGCTGGTCCGCCTGGCCCGGCAGGGCGGCACGCTCGACGCCGAAGCCGTCCGGGGCTGGGTCGAGGGTGCCGATACCGACCCCCGCCCGGCCTGGGAGCGGCTCGCCGCCATGCCGGGGCTGGACGCGGTCAAAGCGCACTTCGAGCAACTCCGGGCCCAGGTGGAGACCGCCGCGGCGCTCCGGGCCGCAGGTCACACCGGCGTGGCCGAACCCCCCTCCTTCCACCTGGTGTTCGCCGGCAATCCCGGGACCGGGAAGACCACCGTGGCCCGGCTGGCCGGTGAGATCTACCGGGACCTGGGCCTGCTGAGCCGGGGCCACGTCGTCGAGGCGAAGGTCCGGGACCTCGTCGCCGGATACGTCGGTCAGACGGCCGCACTGACCGACGAGGCGGTGGAACGGGCCCTGGACGGAGTGCTCTTCATCGACGAGGCGTACGGACTCAGCGACCAGGGCGACGGGTTCGGGAACGAGGCGATCCAGACGCTCGTCAGCCGCATGGAGAACGACCGCGGCAGACTGGCCGTCATCGCGGCCGGATACCCGGACAAGATGCAGGAGTTCCTGAACTCCAACCCGGGTATGCCGAGCCGGTGGACCGTCCTGGACTTCTCCGACTATCCCCCCGAGACCCTGATCGCGATCCTCCTCGGGCGGCTCACCGCGCGCGGTCCGCGCCTGAGCCCCGAGGCCGAGGAGCAGCTGACACGGATCGTCGCCGGGATGCACCGGACCCGGGACGCGACGTTCGGCAACGCGCGGGACATGCGGACCCTCGCGGACGGCATCTACACGCGGTGGTCCGCCCGCGTCCGCCGCCACGTCCACCGGCCGGTCGTACCCGAGGACATCCCGGAGACCTACCGGGCGCACCTGACCCCGCCGGCCCCCGACCCCGTGGCCCTGCTGGCGGAACTCGACCGCTACGTGGGACTGGGCCCGGTCAGGGAACACCTCACGCAGCTGGCCAACCGGCTGCGGCTGCGCCAGGCCAAGGGGGGAGGCGGGTTCGCGGCGCCGCACCTGCTGTTCACCGGACCGCCGGGGACGGGGAAGACCACGGTGGCCCGGCTGGTCGGCAGGATGTTCCGGGACCTCGGCCTGCTGCGCAAGGGGCACGTGCTGGAGGTCACCCGCGCCGAACTCGTGGGCGTCCACATCGGGGAGACCGCCCCCAAGGTGCAGAAGGCCGTGCGGGACGCGCTGGACGGCGTCCTGTTCCTCGACGAGGCCTACAGCCTGGCCCGCGACACCTCGTACGGGGGCTACGGGGCCGAGGCCATCGACACCCTGACCCGGGAGATGGAGCACTGGCGGGGCCGTCTGGTCGTGATCGCCGCGGGCTACCCGCGGGAGATGGCGGAGTTCCTCGACTCCAACTCCGGGCTGAAGTCCCGGTTCACGGAACCGATCCCGTTCCCCCCGTACTCCACCGCCGACCTGGTGGAGATCCTGCGCCGGTCGGCCGCCGCCGAGGGTTACACCCTGGGGACGGGCGTGGCGGACCGGGCCGCGCTCTGGCTGGAGCGCAAGCGCGCGGCCGATCCGGCCGGATTCGGCAACGCCCGGACGGTCCGCGGGCTGCTGGAGGACATGGAAGGCGCGATGGCGGCCCGGTTCGCGGTGCACGGCTGGCCGCGGGGACCCGGTTCCGGCCCCGGCCCCGACCCCGTCGTCCCCCTGGAGTTCGAACCGGCGGACGTCCCGGATCCGGCGGTGGGCGGCCCGGTCACCGGATGA
- a CDS encoding 4Fe-4S single cluster domain-containing protein, with product MNAATPTLNVAATRVGTQALGPGLRSVLWVQGCPFRCAGCMSPDWIPERPARSAEPASLAAELLSDPRVDGLTFSGGEPMLQAAGLAEVARLAREDRELSVICFTGYRLERLRAAPPSPGVPALLSAVDVLIDGRYVAELDDGRGLRGSANQRIHHLTRRLADCGYDFARRPRTAEIAISGPEALLVGVPPAGLLAAFDAAVDSVRSDTPTGRELPHER from the coding sequence ATGAACGCCGCCACACCGACGCTGAACGTCGCCGCGACCCGGGTCGGCACGCAGGCGCTGGGGCCGGGCCTGCGGTCGGTGCTCTGGGTGCAGGGATGCCCCTTCCGCTGCGCCGGCTGCATGTCGCCCGACTGGATACCCGAGCGGCCGGCCCGGTCGGCCGAACCAGCGTCCCTGGCAGCCGAGTTGCTGAGCGATCCGCGGGTGGACGGCCTGACCTTCTCGGGCGGTGAGCCGATGCTGCAGGCGGCCGGACTCGCCGAGGTGGCACGGCTGGCCCGGGAGGACCGCGAGCTCTCCGTGATCTGCTTCACCGGCTACCGGCTCGAACGCCTCCGTGCCGCGCCGCCGTCCCCGGGGGTCCCCGCGCTGCTGTCCGCGGTCGACGTACTGATCGACGGCCGGTACGTGGCGGAGCTGGACGACGGCCGCGGACTGCGCGGCAGCGCCAACCAGCGGATCCACCACCTCACCCGGCGGCTGGCGGACTGCGGTTACGACTTCGCCCGCCGCCCCAGGACGGCCGAGATCGCCATCAGCGGCCCGGAGGCCCTGCTCGTCGGCGTACCGCCGGCCGGGCTGCTGGCCGCCTTCGACGCCGCCGTCGACTCCGTCCGATCCGACACGCCCACCGGAAGGGAACTGCCCCATGAGCGGTAG